One Antarctobacter heliothermus DNA segment encodes these proteins:
- a CDS encoding TetR/AcrR family transcriptional regulator, producing MARPIAKDHDEKRAQILNTAAHVFAVEGYDRASMNQIAAACGISKANIYHYYAGKDAMLFDLLDNYLSELRNRVCAPPEAGTTPEDRLLQTVRAVLRAYQGADDHHKVQVSALDALPEDKQKVLRAYQRDMVAHLSGILSEVSPDDLGRDARKLRSVTMSVFGMLNWYYMWNSGAGSEAREDYAQLVTNLALKGLHGL from the coding sequence GTGGCACGCCCCATCGCCAAGGACCACGACGAAAAGCGCGCGCAGATCCTGAACACGGCGGCGCATGTCTTTGCTGTCGAAGGCTATGACCGCGCCTCGATGAACCAGATCGCCGCTGCCTGCGGCATCTCCAAGGCCAATATCTATCACTATTACGCCGGCAAGGACGCGATGCTCTTTGACCTGCTGGACAACTACCTGTCCGAGCTACGCAACCGGGTCTGCGCCCCGCCAGAGGCGGGAACCACGCCAGAGGACCGGCTGTTGCAGACCGTGCGCGCCGTGTTGCGGGCCTATCAGGGGGCGGATGACCATCATAAGGTGCAGGTCTCGGCGCTGGATGCGCTGCCGGAGGACAAACAAAAGGTGTTGCGCGCCTATCAGCGCGACATGGTGGCCCACCTGTCTGGCATTCTGTCGGAGGTGTCGCCAGACGATCTGGGCCGTGATGCGCGCAAACTGCGCTCTGTTACCATGTCAGTATTCGGGATGCTGAACTGGTACTACATGTGGAATTCTGGCGCGGGCAGCGAGGCCCGTGAAGACTACGCGCAGCTTGTCACCAACCTGGCGCTCAAGGGGTTGCATGGGTTGTAA
- the paaB gene encoding 1,2-phenylacetyl-CoA epoxidase subunit PaaB, whose product MSSPNSAYPDTPEATKPKCHEWPLWEVFIRGQHGMSHRHVGSLHAPDAEMAVKNARDVYTRRNEGVSIWVVEARHIAASSPSDKGPLYEPSESKVYRHPTFFDIPDEVGAM is encoded by the coding sequence ATGAGCTCTCCGAATTCCGCATATCCCGACACGCCCGAAGCCACCAAACCCAAGTGCCACGAATGGCCGCTGTGGGAGGTGTTTATCCGCGGTCAGCACGGCATGAGCCATCGCCACGTTGGCAGCCTGCATGCGCCTGACGCCGAGATGGCGGTCAAGAACGCGCGCGACGTCTATACCCGCCGCAACGAAGGGGTTTCGATCTGGGTGGTCGAGGCGCGCCATATCGCGGCCTCGTCGCCCTCGGACAAGGGGCCGCTCTATGAGCCGTCCGAAAGCAAGGTCTATCGTCACCCGACCTTTTTCGATATTCCCGACGAAGTGGGGGCCATGTGA
- the paaC gene encoding 1,2-phenylacetyl-CoA epoxidase subunit PaaC, with product MNREEAFFEFLCRMGDNPLILGHRVSEWCGLAPVLEEDIALANTALDLIGQTQMWLGLAGEVEGAGRSADDLAMLRDVWDFRNVLLAEQPNGDFGQTMMRQYLFDQFHVLLLQRLAESSDERVAGIAAKSVKEVAYHVERSRDTVIGLGDGTSESHRRMQAALDLLWPFAGEMFTDDAVSGQMAEAGIAPQPSTLRADWDAAVRDTMAEATLVIPESDFAHAGGKTGTRHTEHLGHLLTQMQWLQRAYHGATW from the coding sequence ATGAACCGCGAAGAGGCGTTTTTCGAATTCCTCTGCCGGATGGGGGACAATCCCCTGATCCTTGGCCACCGGGTCAGCGAATGGTGCGGTCTGGCGCCTGTTCTGGAAGAGGACATTGCGCTGGCCAATACCGCGCTGGACCTGATCGGCCAGACGCAGATGTGGCTGGGCCTTGCCGGAGAGGTCGAGGGGGCGGGGCGCTCTGCCGATGATCTGGCGATGCTGCGCGACGTCTGGGATTTCCGCAACGTGCTGCTGGCGGAACAGCCGAACGGGGATTTCGGCCAGACCATGATGCGGCAGTACCTGTTCGACCAGTTCCATGTGCTGTTGTTGCAGCGGCTGGCAGAGTCGTCGGACGAACGGGTGGCCGGGATCGCGGCGAAGTCCGTCAAGGAGGTGGCCTATCACGTCGAACGCTCGCGCGACACGGTGATCGGGCTTGGCGACGGCACCTCGGAAAGCCACCGCAGGATGCAGGCGGCGCTGGACCTGCTCTGGCCCTTTGCCGGTGAGATGTTCACCGATGACGCGGTCAGCGGCCAGATGGCAGAGGCCGGGATCGCGCCGCAACCGTCGACATTGCGCGCCGATTGGGATGCGGCAGTACGGGACACGATGGCAGAGGCCACGCTGGTCATTCCTGAAAGTGATTTTGCCCATGCCGGCGGCAAGACCGGCACCCGGCACACCGAACATCTGGGCCACCTGCTGACGCAGATGCAGTGGTTGCAGCGGGCCTATCACGGCGCGACCTGGTAG
- a CDS encoding TIM barrel protein encodes MSFQLAACAEMLWQDKPIAWRAARLHEMGFGVGLWNWPEWDLDALAKTGAHFTIMNGYLEGRLADAEGADLLLTSARETAQVGKRLGVDRLNLHGTGLGDMGLPVQHRDHVAPGMWLRARDTLHRICDMAEEEGVTFTLENLNLREHPGCPFNTTGDVLSLVSTVNRPQLRINLDLYHTQIGEGDVIRWAEACLPWIGEVQVADNPGRFEPGTGEMNWPVIARALHDMGYDGPVGFEGYAKGDPETALEAFRVAFAV; translated from the coding sequence ATGAGCTTTCAACTTGCGGCATGCGCCGAAATGCTATGGCAGGACAAACCCATCGCCTGGCGCGCCGCGCGTCTGCACGAAATGGGCTTTGGCGTCGGCCTTTGGAACTGGCCTGAATGGGATCTGGACGCGCTGGCAAAGACCGGCGCGCATTTCACCATCATGAACGGATATCTGGAGGGGCGGTTGGCAGATGCCGAGGGCGCCGACCTGTTGCTGACATCCGCGCGTGAGACGGCGCAGGTGGGCAAACGGCTGGGCGTTGATCGGCTGAACCTGCACGGCACCGGGCTGGGCGACATGGGTCTTCCGGTTCAGCACAGGGACCACGTTGCGCCCGGCATGTGGCTGCGCGCGCGTGACACGCTGCACCGGATCTGCGACATGGCCGAGGAAGAGGGTGTCACGTTTACGCTGGAAAACCTCAACCTGAGGGAACACCCCGGCTGTCCGTTCAACACAACAGGTGACGTGTTATCGCTGGTCTCGACCGTCAACCGGCCGCAGCTGCGGATCAACCTTGATCTTTATCATACACAGATCGGCGAAGGCGACGTGATCCGCTGGGCCGAGGCCTGCCTGCCGTGGATCGGTGAGGTGCAGGTCGCCGATAACCCCGGCCGGTTCGAGCCGGGCACGGGAGAAATGAACTGGCCGGTTATTGCCCGTGCCCTGCACGATATGGGCTATGACGGACCGGTCGGTTTCGAAGGCTATGCCAAAGGCGATCCCGAAACGGCGCTGGAGGCGTTTCGCGTTGCCTTTGCGGTTTGA
- the paaD gene encoding 1,2-phenylacetyl-CoA epoxidase subunit PaaD, which produces MTATVDQIWGWLDEVPDPEIPVISVVDLGIVREVTLEGDTVKVAVTPTYSGCPATRVISMDIETALRDHGLDKIQIETRIAPPWTTDWLSDKGRAKLEDYGIAPPSPAGGPDHCPRCGSKNVTRVSQFGSTPCKAHWRCSDCLEPFDYFKCI; this is translated from the coding sequence ATGACAGCGACAGTGGATCAGATCTGGGGCTGGCTGGACGAGGTGCCGGACCCCGAGATCCCCGTGATCTCGGTCGTCGATCTGGGCATCGTGCGCGAGGTCACGCTGGAGGGCGATACCGTCAAGGTGGCGGTGACGCCGACCTATTCGGGCTGTCCGGCGACGCGCGTGATCTCGATGGATATCGAGACGGCGCTGCGCGATCACGGGCTGGACAAGATCCAGATCGAGACGCGCATCGCGCCGCCCTGGACCACCGACTGGCTGTCCGACAAGGGCCGCGCCAAGCTGGAGGATTATGGCATTGCGCCGCCGTCGCCTGCGGGTGGCCCGGACCATTGCCCGCGTTGCGGGTCAAAGAATGTCACCCGTGTGAGCCAGTTCGGCTCTACCCCCTGCAAGGCGCATTGGCGGTGTAGCGACTGCCTTGAGCCTTTCGATTATTTCAAATGCATCTGA
- a CDS encoding PaaX family transcriptional regulator C-terminal domain-containing protein yields MEVETFAAAVADLRGDVSPRVWSLLVTVFGDLARDGAAIPAAVLGEITTRIGIRPEAMRVALHRLRKDGWIDSTRQGRSSLYRLTAEGRAQTVAASPRIYAVDPPSETAFLVLTDPLSPLVWSDKDVWVTPHAVLTARPPQGAETFATPLSASQPLPCWIRAKTCDEATVALSADLAARLGRLEDALNRADFLDPMQTAALRVLIVHSWRRIVLKAPDLPDFVLPDTWAGPDCRARMNRLLCRLARPTPETLAQVT; encoded by the coding sequence ATGGAGGTAGAGACGTTTGCGGCGGCGGTGGCCGATTTGCGGGGGGATGTGTCCCCGCGCGTCTGGTCACTGCTTGTCACTGTCTTTGGCGATCTGGCCCGCGACGGCGCGGCCATCCCAGCCGCGGTTCTGGGGGAAATCACCACGCGCATCGGCATTCGGCCAGAGGCCATGCGCGTTGCCCTGCACCGGCTGCGCAAGGACGGCTGGATCGACAGCACCCGACAGGGCCGCAGCAGCCTGTACCGGCTGACGGCGGAGGGGCGGGCGCAGACGGTGGCGGCCAGCCCCCGCATCTACGCGGTGGACCCGCCATCCGAGACGGCGTTCCTCGTGCTAACTGATCCGTTGTCGCCTCTGGTCTGGTCGGACAAGGACGTCTGGGTCACGCCCCACGCGGTGCTGACGGCGCGTCCGCCGCAAGGGGCTGAGACCTTTGCCACACCTCTGAGCGCCTCACAGCCGTTGCCATGCTGGATAAGGGCGAAAACCTGTGACGAGGCCACGGTGGCGTTGTCAGCAGACTTGGCGGCGAGGCTGGGACGGCTAGAAGACGCGCTGAACCGTGCAGATTTTCTTGATCCGATGCAGACAGCGGCCTTGCGGGTGCTGATTGTCCACAGTTGGCGCCGCATTGTCCTGAAGGCACCGGACCTGCCGGATTTCGTTTTGCCCGACACTTGGGCCGGTCCGGACTGCCGCGCGCGGATGAACAGGTTACTTTGCCGCCTGGCCCGCCCCACGCCCGAGACATTGGCGCAGGTCACATAA
- the paaE gene encoding 1,2-phenylacetyl-CoA epoxidase subunit PaaE, protein MPRFHELTVRDVKKTIRDAVVVTLEPKNGEAFDFIQGQYLTFRQEIEGVELRRSYSICAGRGEGVLQVGIKKVEGGAFSTWANDVLQPGMVVEAMEPMGSFHTPLDAAARRSYLGFAGGSGITPVLSILKTVLATEPRSDFTLVYANRGVNTIMFREELEDLKNLYMGRLNVIHVLESDAQDIELFQGRVDAEKCAALFEHWIDVQNVDTAFICGPEPMMLGIAKALKEHGLADAQIKFELFASAQPGRLERKARDVDAGTQAARTQATVTLDGTARSFEMDKDISILDAALQNAMDAPYACKAGVCSTCKCKVLEGEVEMVANHALEDYEVERGYVLSCQSFPLTDRVVVDYDQ, encoded by the coding sequence ATGCCGCGCTTTCATGAGCTGACCGTGCGGGACGTCAAAAAGACGATCCGCGACGCTGTTGTGGTGACGCTGGAGCCGAAGAACGGCGAGGCGTTCGATTTTATCCAAGGCCAGTACCTGACCTTTCGGCAGGAGATCGAGGGCGTGGAACTGCGCCGCTCCTATTCGATCTGCGCCGGGCGTGGTGAGGGGGTGCTGCAAGTCGGCATCAAAAAGGTCGAGGGCGGCGCCTTTTCCACATGGGCCAACGATGTGCTGCAACCCGGCATGGTGGTCGAGGCGATGGAACCGATGGGATCGTTCCACACGCCCCTCGATGCCGCAGCACGGCGCAGCTATTTGGGTTTTGCCGGCGGGTCGGGGATCACCCCGGTGCTGTCGATCCTAAAGACCGTGTTGGCCACGGAACCGCGGTCGGATTTCACGCTGGTCTATGCCAACCGGGGCGTGAACACGATCATGTTCCGCGAGGAATTGGAGGATCTGAAAAACCTCTACATGGGGCGGCTGAACGTGATCCATGTACTGGAATCCGACGCACAGGACATCGAGCTTTTTCAGGGCCGGGTGGACGCGGAAAAATGCGCGGCTTTGTTCGAACACTGGATCGACGTGCAAAACGTCGACACGGCGTTTATCTGCGGGCCGGAACCGATGATGCTGGGCATTGCCAAGGCGCTGAAGGAACACGGGCTGGCGGATGCGCAGATCAAGTTTGAACTGTTCGCCAGCGCCCAGCCCGGTCGGCTGGAACGCAAGGCGCGTGACGTCGACGCCGGAACTCAGGCGGCGCGGACGCAGGCGACCGTGACGTTGGACGGCACCGCGCGCAGCTTTGAGATGGACAAGGACATCTCGATCCTCGACGCGGCGCTGCAAAACGCGATGGACGCGCCCTATGCCTGCAAGGCCGGGGTCTGCTCCACTTGCAAATGCAAGGTGTTGGAAGGCGAGGTCGAGATGGTCGCCAACCACGCGCTGGAGGATTACGAGGTGGAACGCGGCTATGTTCTGTCCTGCCAATCCTTCCCGCTGACCGACCGTGTGGTCGTCGATTACGACCAGTAA
- a CDS encoding Phenylacetic acid catabolic protein → MTDEMNIADYLSQGGKLTNPANVPPRYRAELMKLMSIFVDSELAGAAGFADVINDGPGIKERIAAARIVLEKTDHADKVLRLMGEFGANTDRYVGHHPWTDRLPRDTAPGSARSAHDMRLSVFNYPLAGWADAVVMNLCMGHAVAVQLDDMMRASYQPLAEAIREVAPRERRHTELAEEGLARLAEQGQSAAIADSLAYWRPRVAAIYGDPSDDRMAQLQAWGLRHATAAEMRDAWETRLGAGLDRLGLTQAA, encoded by the coding sequence ATGACGGACGAGATGAACATTGCCGACTACCTGTCTCAGGGCGGCAAGCTGACCAACCCTGCCAATGTGCCGCCGCGCTACCGAGCTGAACTGATGAAGCTGATGAGCATCTTCGTCGACAGCGAACTGGCGGGGGCGGCAGGCTTTGCCGATGTGATCAACGACGGTCCCGGAATCAAGGAACGCATCGCCGCTGCGCGGATCGTTCTGGAAAAGACCGATCACGCCGATAAGGTGCTGCGCCTGATGGGCGAGTTCGGGGCCAATACCGACCGCTATGTCGGCCACCACCCCTGGACGGACCGCCTGCCGCGCGACACCGCGCCGGGCAGCGCACGGTCGGCCCATGACATGCGGCTGTCGGTCTTCAACTATCCGCTGGCGGGCTGGGCCGATGCGGTGGTGATGAACCTGTGTATGGGCCACGCGGTGGCGGTGCAACTGGACGACATGATGCGCGCCTCGTACCAGCCGCTGGCCGAGGCGATCCGTGAGGTTGCCCCGCGAGAACGGCGGCACACGGAGCTGGCCGAAGAGGGGCTGGCGCGATTGGCCGAGCAGGGGCAGAGCGCGGCGATTGCCGACAGTCTGGCCTATTGGCGTCCGCGCGTAGCAGCGATCTATGGCGATCCGTCTGACGACCGCATGGCGCAGCTACAGGCGTGGGGGCTGCGGCACGCCACGGCCGCTGAGATGCGGGATGCTTGGGAAACGCGGCTGGGCGCGGGATTGGACCGGCTGGGCCTGACACAGGCCGCCTGA
- the paaZ gene encoding phenylacetic acid degradation bifunctional protein PaaZ, which produces MSLLQINSFAAGQWVAPGSGAREIENAVTGAVMAQAGNDALDVVAMLDYARTTGGPALRAMTFHERAKMLKALAQHLGQHKQALYDLSFNTGATAKDHLIDIDGGIGTMFVFASKGRREMPDGHVYLDGEVEQLSRSGQFVGHHICTPLQGIAVHINAFNFPVWGMLEKLAPTLLAGVPAIVKPATATCYVTELAVRLMLDSGILPAGALQLVSGGLGDMLDRLTCQDVVSFTGSADTAFKLRSAPHILRNSIRFVAEQDSLNASILGPDATPGTPEFDLFVKEVHREMTAKAGQKCTAIRRIIAPDAQVPALIEALSDRLSKTLIGDPRNEATRMGALVSNSQKRDVLAKAALIGAEAERVYGDPDSFDVVGADGGKGAFLPPMLYHCVDPDGAQRVHDTEAFGPVSTILGYRDIDHAVQLANRGGGSLVASVITHDPAVAREVALGAGAFHGRIYINDRTSMKESTGHGSPLPHLVHGGPGRAGGGEEMGGVRGVMHYMQRTSVQGSPEMLAAIGGRWIPGAPEIAAQAHPFTRGFDDLEIGETLKAGPRVITLDDIEHFAEFTGDTFYAHMNDEAAARNPFFPGRVAHGYLLLSFAAGMFVEPNEGPVLANTGLDGLRFMKPVVAGDALNVRLSVKQKTRRTDEYGEVRWHVTLTNQAGEAVAEYELLTMNAYSA; this is translated from the coding sequence ATGAGCCTTCTACAGATCAATAGTTTCGCGGCTGGCCAATGGGTTGCGCCCGGTTCCGGCGCGCGTGAGATCGAAAATGCGGTGACAGGCGCGGTGATGGCGCAAGCGGGCAATGACGCGCTCGACGTGGTCGCCATGCTGGACTACGCGCGGACCACCGGCGGACCGGCTTTGCGGGCGATGACGTTTCACGAGCGGGCCAAGATGCTCAAGGCGTTGGCGCAGCATTTGGGTCAGCACAAACAGGCGCTGTATGACCTGTCGTTCAACACCGGGGCCACGGCCAAGGACCACCTGATCGACATCGACGGCGGCATCGGCACGATGTTTGTCTTTGCCTCCAAGGGGCGGCGCGAAATGCCGGACGGGCATGTCTATCTGGACGGTGAGGTCGAACAATTGTCCCGTTCGGGACAGTTTGTCGGTCATCATATCTGCACGCCGTTGCAGGGGATTGCTGTCCATATCAACGCTTTCAACTTTCCCGTCTGGGGGATGTTGGAGAAACTGGCGCCGACCCTCCTGGCCGGAGTGCCGGCCATCGTCAAACCGGCAACGGCAACTTGTTATGTTACCGAATTGGCGGTGCGGCTGATGCTGGACAGCGGCATCCTGCCTGCGGGTGCACTGCAACTGGTTTCGGGCGGATTGGGCGACATGCTGGACCGGCTGACCTGTCAGGATGTTGTCAGCTTTACTGGCTCAGCCGATACAGCGTTCAAGCTGCGCTCTGCGCCACATATTCTGCGCAACTCGATCCGGTTTGTCGCCGAACAGGACAGCCTGAACGCCTCGATCCTTGGGCCGGATGCGACGCCCGGCACGCCCGAGTTCGACCTCTTCGTCAAAGAGGTCCACCGCGAGATGACCGCCAAGGCGGGGCAGAAATGCACCGCGATCCGGCGGATCATCGCGCCCGACGCGCAAGTCCCGGCGTTGATCGAGGCATTGTCAGACCGTTTGTCAAAGACCTTGATCGGCGACCCGCGCAATGAGGCGACTCGCATGGGGGCGCTGGTGTCGAACAGCCAGAAACGCGACGTGCTGGCCAAGGCCGCGCTGATCGGCGCAGAGGCAGAGCGTGTCTATGGCGATCCAGACAGCTTTGACGTGGTCGGGGCCGACGGCGGCAAAGGCGCGTTTCTGCCGCCGATGTTGTATCACTGTGTCGACCCGGATGGTGCGCAACGAGTGCATGACACAGAGGCGTTCGGCCCCGTGTCCACTATCCTTGGCTATCGCGACATCGACCATGCCGTGCAGCTGGCAAATCGCGGCGGCGGGTCGCTGGTGGCATCGGTCATCACCCATGACCCAGCGGTCGCGCGTGAGGTCGCGCTGGGCGCAGGCGCGTTCCACGGTCGGATCTACATCAACGATCGCACCAGCATGAAGGAAAGTACCGGCCACGGATCGCCGCTGCCGCATCTGGTCCACGGCGGCCCCGGTCGTGCGGGCGGGGGCGAGGAAATGGGCGGTGTGCGCGGCGTGATGCATTACATGCAGCGAACCTCTGTTCAGGGGAGCCCCGAGATGCTGGCCGCCATCGGTGGCCGCTGGATCCCCGGCGCGCCCGAGATTGCGGCGCAAGCGCATCCTTTCACCCGTGGCTTTGATGATCTCGAGATTGGTGAGACGCTGAAGGCCGGTCCGCGCGTCATCACGCTGGACGACATCGAACACTTCGCCGAATTCACCGGCGACACGTTCTACGCCCACATGAACGATGAGGCCGCCGCGCGGAACCCGTTTTTTCCCGGACGTGTGGCGCATGGTTACCTGCTGCTCAGCTTTGCGGCGGGCATGTTTGTCGAGCCGAATGAAGGGCCCGTGCTGGCCAATACCGGCCTTGACGGGCTACGTTTCATGAAACCGGTCGTGGCGGGCGACGCGCTGAACGTTCGATTGTCCGTCAAGCAAAAGACTCGTCGGACAGATGAATACGGCGAAGTGCGTTGGCATGTGACGCTGACCAATCAGGCCGGCGAGGCGGTGGCAGAATACGAACTGCTGACCATGAACGCCTACAGCGCCTGA